A genomic window from Bradyrhizobium lupini includes:
- a CDS encoding ABC transporter substrate-binding protein, producing the protein MLHAPRHTVRSAARVLLAGAVALGLTAPAFAEPPLEKTEIRYQGWAGQVTFTELAEDLGYLAPLKLKWVGNTISGPQDIQTVVTGDIDIGGAFYGAILKLIAAKAPIKAVVGYYGSDANTYYGYFVKDDSPIKTARDLIGKKVAVNTLGAHLEFVLREYLARSGLSPSEAKQVTLVAIPPVSGEQALRQGQVEVSALSGVLRDKALDRGGIRSLFNDTDLFGQFTGGAYVLRDKFIKDNPNASRKLVEGISQAIEWAQTTAPEEVRARFDKIIAERKRNEDASSIKYWKSTGVASKGGVISDAEIQVWIDWLEKDGLFKPGQVKASDTYTNQFNYFRPGKTAEAR; encoded by the coding sequence ATGCTCCACGCGCCGCGGCACACCGTGCGCTCGGCCGCGCGAGTTCTTTTGGCCGGGGCCGTGGCGCTCGGCCTTACGGCCCCGGCGTTCGCCGAGCCGCCGCTCGAGAAGACCGAGATCCGTTACCAGGGTTGGGCGGGACAGGTGACCTTTACCGAGCTGGCCGAGGACCTCGGCTATCTCGCGCCGCTGAAACTGAAATGGGTCGGCAATACGATCAGCGGACCGCAGGATATTCAGACCGTGGTCACCGGTGACATCGACATCGGCGGCGCGTTCTATGGTGCGATCCTCAAGCTGATCGCGGCGAAAGCCCCGATCAAGGCGGTCGTCGGCTATTACGGCTCCGATGCCAATACCTATTATGGCTACTTCGTGAAGGACGACAGTCCGATCAAGACCGCGCGTGACCTGATCGGCAAGAAGGTGGCGGTCAACACGCTGGGCGCACATCTGGAGTTCGTATTGCGCGAGTACCTGGCTAGGTCCGGCCTCAGCCCGAGCGAGGCCAAGCAGGTCACGCTGGTGGCGATCCCACCGGTGAGCGGCGAGCAAGCGTTGCGCCAGGGTCAGGTCGAGGTGAGCGCGCTCAGCGGGGTCTTGCGCGACAAGGCCCTCGATCGTGGGGGCATCCGCTCGCTTTTCAATGACACCGATCTGTTCGGCCAGTTCACCGGTGGTGCCTACGTGCTGCGAGACAAATTCATCAAGGACAATCCCAATGCCTCGCGCAAGCTGGTGGAAGGGATTTCGCAGGCGATCGAATGGGCCCAGACCACAGCTCCGGAAGAGGTGAGGGCCCGGTTCGACAAGATCATCGCGGAGCGCAAGCGCAATGAGGATGCCTCCTCGATCAAGTACTGGAAGAGTACGGGCGTCGCCTCCAAGGGCGGCGTGATCTCGGATGCCGAAATCCAGGTCTGGATCGACTGGCTGGAGAAGGACGGCCTGTTCAAACCGGGGCAGGTCAAGGCCTCCGACACTTACACTAACCAGTTCAACTACTTTCGTCCCGGTAAGACGGCGGAGGCCCGATGA
- a CDS encoding TauD/TfdA dioxygenase family protein, protein MSNTTSIDNVIPRADIVKRAARLGAEISNIKLSGDLGDETVRAINQVLLEHKVIFFRNQEHLDDAEQERFAIRLGKLVPHPTVGAIKGTSSILELDSGRGGGRADQWHTDVTFVDAYPKISVLRGVVIPPYGGDTVWSNTAAAYLELPAPLRKLADELWAVHSNAYDYAVKTQATEADRKHFDEVFTGTSYETEHPVVRVHPETGERTLVLGNFVQRFVGLPKYDGQKLFELFQSHITAPENTLRWSWKTGDVAIWDNRATQHYAVNDYGDQHRIVRRATIDGEVPLSVDGRSSVTRVKASKPQAAKAA, encoded by the coding sequence ATGAGCAACACGACAAGCATCGACAATGTCATTCCGCGCGCGGACATCGTCAAGCGTGCGGCGCGGCTCGGCGCCGAGATCAGCAACATCAAGCTATCGGGCGATCTCGGCGACGAGACCGTCCGTGCCATCAACCAGGTGCTGCTCGAGCATAAGGTCATCTTCTTTCGTAACCAGGAACATCTCGACGATGCCGAGCAGGAGCGCTTTGCCATCCGGCTTGGCAAGCTGGTTCCCCATCCGACGGTCGGGGCGATCAAGGGGACGTCGTCGATCCTGGAGCTGGATTCCGGTCGAGGCGGTGGCCGCGCGGACCAATGGCATACCGATGTCACATTCGTCGATGCCTATCCGAAGATCTCGGTGCTGCGCGGGGTGGTGATCCCGCCCTATGGCGGCGACACGGTGTGGTCGAACACGGCGGCAGCCTATCTCGAGCTGCCGGCACCGCTGCGCAAGCTCGCCGACGAGCTGTGGGCGGTTCACAGCAATGCCTACGACTACGCCGTGAAGACGCAAGCAACTGAAGCGGATAGGAAACACTTCGACGAGGTGTTCACCGGAACGAGCTACGAAACCGAGCATCCGGTGGTGCGTGTCCATCCCGAGACCGGCGAACGGACCCTCGTGCTCGGCAATTTCGTCCAGCGTTTCGTTGGGCTGCCGAAGTATGACGGCCAGAAGCTGTTCGAGCTGTTCCAATCGCACATTACGGCGCCGGAAAACACCCTGCGTTGGAGCTGGAAGACCGGCGACGTGGCGATCTGGGACAATCGCGCCACACAGCATTACGCGGTCAACGACTACGGCGATCAGCACCGCATCGTCCGTCGCGCCACGATCGATGGCGAGGTGCCGCTGAGCGTGGACGGCCGGTCCAGCGTGACCCGCGTCAAGGCATCCAAACCTCAGGCCGCAAAAGCCGCTTGA
- a CDS encoding LLM class flavin-dependent oxidoreductase — translation MSGRRQLSLNFFIYPDGHHEAAWRHRDSASDRILDVTYYQELARRAEAHKFDAVFFADGPALADNVRYAQRFRLEPITLLTAIASATSRIGLIATASTTYTEPYNLARLFASLDHISGGRAGWNIVTTSSPQAAQNFGLPEHPPHHERYERAREYLDVITRLWDSWEDDALVNDPISGIFADTGKIHAINHVGKHFRVRGPLNISRTPQGRPVYVQAGSSDDGRAFAARFAEAIFTAHQTLASAQEFYADIKRQARAFDRSPDQIKILPGISPFIGSTQLEADRLQEEFNDLIQPEYSLSQLRQMLGLDLSGFNLDDPFPRHLIDTGSAHGVASRFKLVVDIVDREKPTLRRLVQRLAGARGHWVIAGPPEKIADNIQTWFENGAADGFNVMPPWLPGGFDIFAEQVVPILRRRGLFRHDYAGKTLRDHYGLDRPASVFSNSIQAIA, via the coding sequence ATGAGCGGACGACGGCAACTTTCTCTCAACTTCTTCATATATCCTGACGGCCATCACGAGGCCGCTTGGCGTCACAGAGATTCAGCATCCGACCGTATTCTCGACGTCACCTACTATCAGGAGCTGGCGCGGCGCGCCGAGGCGCACAAGTTCGACGCGGTCTTCTTTGCCGATGGCCCGGCGCTGGCGGACAATGTCCGTTATGCCCAGCGGTTTCGGCTCGAGCCGATCACCCTGCTCACGGCGATCGCATCGGCTACCAGTCGGATCGGCTTGATCGCGACGGCGTCGACGACCTACACCGAGCCGTACAACCTGGCGCGACTGTTCGCCTCCCTGGATCATATCAGTGGTGGCCGCGCGGGTTGGAACATCGTGACCACGAGTTCGCCGCAGGCCGCGCAGAACTTTGGTCTACCCGAGCATCCTCCGCATCACGAACGCTACGAGCGGGCGCGGGAGTATCTCGACGTGATCACACGGCTTTGGGACAGCTGGGAGGACGACGCGCTTGTCAACGATCCCATCTCGGGTATTTTCGCCGACACCGGCAAGATCCACGCGATCAATCACGTCGGAAAGCATTTTCGTGTACGTGGGCCGCTGAACATCTCAAGGACGCCTCAGGGACGGCCGGTCTATGTCCAAGCAGGGTCGTCCGACGATGGACGGGCCTTTGCAGCACGTTTCGCCGAGGCGATCTTCACCGCGCATCAGACACTGGCGAGTGCCCAGGAATTCTACGCCGACATCAAGCGCCAGGCTCGCGCCTTCGATCGCAGCCCGGATCAGATCAAGATCCTGCCCGGCATCAGTCCTTTCATCGGCAGCACGCAGCTCGAGGCCGACCGGCTGCAGGAAGAATTCAATGACCTGATCCAGCCAGAGTATTCGCTGAGCCAGCTGCGTCAGATGCTCGGGCTCGACCTTTCAGGCTTTAACCTCGACGATCCCTTTCCCCGTCATTTGATCGATACTGGCAGCGCGCACGGCGTGGCCAGCCGCTTCAAGCTGGTGGTCGATATCGTGGATCGCGAGAAACCGACCCTTCGTCGACTCGTGCAACGACTAGCGGGGGCGCGCGGCCATTGGGTGATCGCTGGTCCGCCGGAAAAGATCGCCGACAACATCCAGACATGGTTCGAGAACGGCGCGGCCGATGGTTTCAACGTCATGCCGCCTTGGCTACCCGGCGGATTCGACATCTTCGCCGAGCAGGTCGTGCCGATCCTGCGCAGGCGCGGTCTGTTCCGGCACGACTACGCGGGCAAAACGCTGCGCGATCACTACGGCTTGGATCGGCCAGCAAGCGTTTTCTCGAATTCCATTCAGGCGATCGCGTAG
- a CDS encoding PilZ domain-containing protein: MTIEAVIEQREPMNWDKRKARRVQFEHQHRATLLGADGTWWRDCVFIDVSETGARLRISGPTDVLQSRRCFLLLSTTGLAFRRCELVRLNGQEVALRFVTRWTVGGRPALRATFPTPGSD, encoded by the coding sequence ATGACTATTGAAGCTGTTATTGAACAGCGTGAGCCTATGAACTGGGATAAGCGGAAGGCGAGGCGTGTTCAATTTGAACATCAGCACAGAGCCACTCTCTTGGGGGCTGATGGAACATGGTGGCGCGATTGCGTATTCATCGATGTTTCTGAAACTGGCGCGAGACTGCGAATAAGTGGACCGACGGATGTCCTGCAATCGCGTCGGTGTTTCCTATTGCTGTCCACGACGGGGCTGGCATTCCGGCGTTGCGAACTGGTTCGACTGAACGGGCAGGAAGTCGCGCTGCGGTTTGTGACAAGGTGGACTGTTGGGGGGCGCCCGGCACTCCGGGCGACGTTTCCAACGCCAGGGTCAGACTAA
- the dctA gene encoding C4-dicarboxylate transporter DctA: protein MYNQRQRRSAKAAALFRKSGPWYKVLYVQVLIAILIGILVGWLWPAVGTSSWVKALGDGFIKLIKMVIAPIIFCTVVSGISHVQDARKVGRVGVKALLYFEIVSTFALILGLVMGNLAQVGHGLAPKGDAAAVANYVKTAEAQKTVEFLLNIIPDSVVGALARGDVLQVLLFAILFGFSLMALGERGERMRGLVDDAAQAVFGVIRIVMKAAPIGAFGAMAYTIGEFGPSALGKLLGLVALFYVTAGLFVIIVLGLIARLVGFSILKFIGYIKDELLIVLGTSSSESALPQLMEKLERLGCSKAVVGLVVPTGYSFNLDGTNIYMTLATLFIAQALGVDLNFGQQLTILIVAMLTSKGASGVTGAGFVTLAATLTVVSPELVPGIAIVFSIDKFMSEVRALTNIIGNGIAAVFVSWWEGELDNVSLHAQLK, encoded by the coding sequence ATGTACAATCAGCGCCAGCGCCGCTCTGCCAAAGCTGCCGCCCTGTTCCGGAAATCTGGGCCCTGGTACAAAGTGCTTTACGTCCAGGTACTCATAGCGATCCTGATTGGCATTCTCGTTGGCTGGCTATGGCCCGCTGTGGGGACGAGTAGCTGGGTCAAAGCGCTTGGTGATGGGTTCATCAAGCTGATCAAGATGGTGATCGCGCCGATCATCTTCTGCACTGTTGTCTCCGGAATTTCGCATGTTCAGGATGCACGAAAGGTCGGCCGAGTCGGCGTCAAAGCGCTACTTTACTTCGAGATCGTATCAACCTTCGCGCTCATTCTGGGTCTTGTGATGGGCAATCTCGCTCAGGTCGGTCATGGGCTCGCTCCCAAGGGGGATGCCGCGGCCGTAGCCAACTACGTCAAGACGGCGGAAGCGCAGAAGACGGTCGAGTTCCTCCTCAATATCATTCCGGATAGTGTAGTTGGCGCCCTGGCCCGAGGTGACGTGCTCCAGGTGCTACTGTTTGCCATCCTATTCGGGTTCTCGCTGATGGCGCTTGGGGAGCGGGGTGAGCGGATGCGCGGTCTGGTTGACGATGCTGCGCAAGCGGTGTTTGGAGTCATTAGGATCGTAATGAAGGCAGCGCCAATCGGGGCGTTCGGCGCCATGGCCTACACTATCGGCGAATTCGGACCGTCCGCGCTCGGTAAACTCCTCGGATTGGTCGCCCTGTTTTATGTGACAGCCGGGCTCTTCGTGATCATTGTGCTTGGCCTGATCGCGCGCTTGGTAGGCTTTTCTATTCTAAAGTTCATCGGGTATATTAAGGATGAGCTGCTGATCGTGCTCGGAACATCCTCGTCCGAAAGCGCGCTGCCGCAGTTGATGGAAAAACTGGAACGGCTCGGCTGTTCGAAGGCGGTCGTCGGCCTAGTGGTGCCGACAGGATACTCTTTCAATTTAGATGGGACGAACATTTACATGACGTTGGCGACCTTGTTCATCGCGCAAGCGCTCGGGGTCGATCTCAATTTCGGCCAGCAGCTCACGATACTCATTGTGGCGATGCTCACCTCGAAAGGCGCAAGCGGTGTTACCGGTGCCGGCTTTGTCACCCTGGCTGCGACCTTGACTGTGGTCAGTCCTGAACTTGTCCCAGGCATTGCGATCGTATTCTCGATCGATAAGTTCATGAGCGAGGTGCGTGCACTTACCAACATCATCGGAAACGGTATTGCCGCGGTGTTTGTGTCCTGGTGGGAAGGCGAACTCGATAATGTTTCGCTACACGCGCAGTTAAAATAA
- a CDS encoding TlpA disulfide reductase family protein translates to MTSLTESASQVGAANLLSVGSRAPSIKVENWPRGQPVRKFERGKVYILEFWPTWCGPCIASMPNLVVLQDKYTNNGVEVVGIAAHEQASTENEARASLDAWLTKSLSNLNYAIAFDYAGEMNKLWLDPSFSVGIPTSFVVDHDGHIAFIGHPTQLDHALPKVLNGSWATSDEAKALDAERINTGRRRKRELSQKRALVEPIFARLEPAMKRKDWPAALSAIEEALAAMRDEVTFRGLHAELLLHKIRNLGAGLPVLRQLVRDAIEKKSAVWMSVAIRQLFDPAKDYSDFPHAERFAMGKELSEHILAANPPRGSDGAKFLSYGAVAQYYYETGKRDRAIELVEVALKWLDAAPASDLAKRDVVQCSLQALASYRSEKLSYEECCSAPQNTALEKPEPRSPREAA, encoded by the coding sequence ATGACCAGTCTGACTGAGAGCGCAAGTCAAGTCGGTGCGGCGAACCTGCTGAGCGTCGGTTCGCGGGCCCCCTCGATCAAAGTGGAGAACTGGCCACGCGGCCAGCCCGTTAGAAAGTTCGAACGTGGGAAGGTATATATCCTCGAATTTTGGCCGACGTGGTGCGGACCATGTATCGCCTCGATGCCAAATCTGGTGGTCCTGCAAGACAAATACACGAACAACGGAGTTGAGGTGGTGGGCATCGCGGCTCACGAACAAGCTTCGACGGAAAATGAAGCGCGAGCCAGCTTGGACGCCTGGTTGACAAAAAGCTTGTCAAATCTGAACTACGCGATCGCATTCGACTACGCCGGCGAAATGAACAAGCTTTGGCTGGACCCAAGCTTTTCTGTCGGGATTCCCACGTCATTCGTCGTTGACCATGACGGCCACATCGCCTTTATTGGCCATCCGACGCAGCTCGATCATGCCTTGCCAAAAGTTCTGAACGGATCCTGGGCAACGAGCGATGAGGCCAAAGCGCTGGATGCGGAAAGGATAAACACGGGCCGACGCAGAAAGCGTGAACTATCGCAGAAGAGAGCTCTGGTGGAGCCGATCTTTGCCAGACTTGAGCCCGCCATGAAGAGAAAGGATTGGCCGGCAGCCCTTTCAGCTATCGAGGAGGCCCTCGCGGCGATGCGGGACGAGGTCACCTTCCGTGGGCTTCACGCGGAATTGTTGCTTCACAAGATACGCAACCTGGGGGCTGGCCTGCCGGTGTTGCGCCAATTAGTTCGCGACGCGATCGAGAAGAAGTCCGCGGTTTGGATGAGCGTCGCGATCCGCCAACTGTTCGACCCCGCGAAAGACTACTCCGATTTTCCACATGCGGAGCGCTTTGCCATGGGCAAGGAGCTCTCCGAACACATCCTGGCGGCGAATCCACCCCGAGGCAGCGACGGCGCGAAGTTCCTGTCGTACGGGGCGGTCGCTCAGTACTATTACGAGACCGGTAAGAGGGACCGCGCGATCGAATTGGTCGAGGTGGCGCTGAAGTGGCTGGATGCAGCGCCTGCCTCGGATCTAGCGAAACGGGACGTCGTGCAGTGCTCTCTCCAGGCTTTGGCGAGCTACAGGAGTGAGAAGCTCTCTTACGAGGAGTGCTGTTCAGCCCCGCAAAACACGGCTCTCGAAAAACCGGAACCGAGATCGCCAAGGGAGGCAGCGTGA
- a CDS encoding NYN domain-containing protein, with product MSSPSKIALFIDGANLYATAKTLGFDIDYKRLLSEFQSRGTLLRAFYYTATIEDQEFSSIRPLIDWLDYNGYTVVTKPTKEFIDAGGRRKVKGNMDIELAVNAMELAAHIDEMVLFSGDGDFRSLVEVVQRHGVRVTVISTIASQPPMIADELRRQADVFTDLIELQAKIGRNPSERPIARERESRYRPQQVPERQTIAGPKGNDSLLEN from the coding sequence ATGTCGTCTCCCAGCAAGATTGCGCTCTTCATTGATGGAGCCAATCTCTATGCGACAGCCAAGACGCTCGGCTTCGATATCGATTACAAACGCCTGCTGAGCGAATTTCAGAGCCGCGGTACGCTTCTGCGCGCGTTCTACTACACCGCCACTATCGAGGACCAAGAGTTCTCCTCGATCCGTCCGCTGATCGACTGGCTTGATTATAACGGCTACACGGTCGTCACCAAGCCGACCAAGGAGTTCATTGACGCTGGCGGCCGACGCAAGGTCAAGGGCAACATGGACATTGAGCTCGCGGTCAATGCCATGGAACTCGCCGCGCATATCGACGAGATGGTGCTGTTCTCCGGTGACGGCGACTTCCGGTCCCTGGTTGAGGTGGTGCAGCGCCACGGCGTTCGGGTCACCGTCATTTCCACGATCGCGAGCCAGCCGCCGATGATCGCCGACGAACTGCGCCGCCAAGCCGACGTGTTCACCGATCTTATCGAGCTCCAAGCTAAGATCGGCCGGAATCCGTCCGAACGCCCAATTGCCCGTGAGCGCGAGTCGCGCTATCGCCCGCAGCAAGTCCCGGAGCGTCAGACCATCGCGGGACCGAAGGGAAATGACAGCCTTCTTGAGAACTGA